The sequence ACGCGGCCAACTTCGACAACAACGAGCTCGAGAACAACCAGGTGGTGGCCAAGCTGGGCCACCTGGCGCTGGGCCGCGCCCCAGGCCCGGCCCCCGCCGACCACGCGGCCGCCGCCATCCCGTGCGTGCCGCGCGAGCGCCAGCGGCCCTCGTCGTCGCCGGCGCTGCTCGAGGCCGACCTGCGCTTCCACGCGACGCGCGGGCCCGACGTGAGCCTGTCGCTCGACCGCAAGGTGGCCTGCGCGCCGCGCCCCGACGGCGGCCGCACCCTCGTCTTCTCCGAGCGCCCACTGCGGCCCGGCGAGAGCCTCTTCGTGGAAGTGGGCCGCCCGGGGCTGGCGGCGCCCGGCGCGCTGGCCTTCGGCATCACGTCGTGCGACCCGGGAGGGCTCCGGCCCGCCGAGCTGCCCGCGGACCCCGACGCGCTCATCGACCGCAAGGAGTACTGGGTGGTGGCGCGCGCCGGGCCGGTGCCGAGCGGCGGCGACGCGCTCAGCTTCACGCTGCGGCCCGGCGGCGACGTGCTCCTGGGCGTCAACGGGCGCCCGCGCGGCCGCCTGCTGTGCGTCGACACCACGCAGGCGCTCTGGGCTTTCTTCGCCGTGCGCGGCGGCGCCGCCGGCCAGCTGCGCCTCCTCGGTGAGTGCCCCGACTGCGCGTGCGCGGGGCTCGTCCCCGGAAACCCGGCGCCGCTGGGGAGGTAGCCGCTCCTGCGGCCGCTGAAGCCCAGCCAGCAGTCCTCCAGACTTGAGCGCTTAGCAGAACCTTCTGGCCTCCACTTAGAGTCTCCGACTCAGTACTGGTGGGCCCCCAGAAGATGCATTTTTAACCAGGGCCCTGGGGATGCCTATCCCTGGACCACACCCTGTGCATACCAACCCAAGGAACCCGCTGGTGTTAGGacctggcatttttttttccccattattatgctttattatatgcatattttcacATTATATAGAGTATGTTACGTGCCAGAGATAAAGAAAATACAGCTacatttaaaagaggaaaatgagaataACATCATCTACAGAAAATGGGGTGCAGGCTTGACCCACCACCTTTTGAGATGGAGTTTAGCATTCGTTCATGCCACACATAAACACAGAGTGCACCCCGCCTCCAGCTATGGGCCAGTCCGTGAGCGCCCAAGATGGGCAGGGCAGAAGGCTGGGTACAGAACCTTGGACCTCCTCACATCCTCTCTGGCACCCAAACGGAGATTTGCACGGTGTGACGTTCGCTACAGCAGAGGGGCTTCTCCAGCTTGGTGGAGCCGGGCTGgtgatcagggaaggcttccagaGAGCATAACTCTGTTTTCAAGTTTTAGAAAGTCCAAACAATGACAGAAATAATGAACACTTCATATGTCACGTCATTCAGTTTTATCCTCCTGATACCCCTGTAAAACCAGTATCATTATCCATGAAGATGTCTTCTGTGTAGAAAGGGAGCGATGACCCGCATCGTGcggttgtgaggatgaaatgatgtATACAGCGCTTTTAGCATGTGCCTGCCATATGCAGCGTGTTTAGTAAGTAGCATTAGCAACGACAGTGACGTGCTGTTTAACTGAGGACAGGGGAGGAACAGGGTGGCAGTGGTTGTCATTTGGTTGGTTTGGGGTTTGTTTAAGGGACTATCAGATATAGTCATCATTTCATCCTGAAATAAGTTGCCTGAGTTCCCACTGGGGCTTTGCAAGAACTAAGCCTAGagtccttctccctctccccagcaCCCCTAGGAGAACCAGGATGAGCCTTGAgtggtcaggaggagaagagagagcagCATTCGGAGGCCAGAGACTTGCCCTCCTGATCCCTATCTGACAGCAGCCCTGGTGCTGTAGTCTGCCCATCAGTCCTCTAGTAGGACACAGAGCGGGGtgtgtctcttcacatcagaaaTAACCATCATTTCCTGAACCAACAGTTCAGGGAAGAAAACCCATCCACGTTGAACACTAGTCAGGAGTCTTGTAGTTGCAAGTAACAAAACCCCACTCACAGTGCCGTAAGCAAAAGGAATTTGGGGAGTACCCACATACCTTAGAAGTCTGGGAGTGTATTGGATGGATTCAGGAACAGCTGGATCTAGGTGTTAAAAGTATGTCATCAGGATTCTACTTCTCTTTCCATCTCTAAGCTCTACTTTCCTCTGTGTTGGCTTCCCTCTCAGACACACCCTATAGCACCACACTTTTCCCTCGATGGAATGGGTCCCTTCTTTCCTAGCGGTGCTAGTAAAAGTCACAGAATTTGGGCTTGCAGGCCTTGCTTGAGTTTTGTGCCcttcactggttaagaatccacctgcaatgctggagaccctggttcaattcccaggtggggaagatctgctggagaagggataggctacccactccagtattcctgggcttccctggtagatcagatggtaaagaatccacctgtaatgcgggagacctggttcaatccctgggttgggaagattccctagagaagggaatggcaactcactccagtattctggcctggagaattccatggacagagaagcctggcaggctatagtccatggggttgcaaagattcagacacgactgagtgactttcacttccactttccctGAACCACCACTGAGACCAAGGGTAGAAGTTCGTTCTTATTGGCTTGGCCTGGATCGTGTGCATGAGGGTGAAGTAGTACCTCCAACAAAATTCCAGTGCTGTTTCTGAAACAGGAATGGAGGTCAGGCAGACACAGACCAGATGTCTACCCCACTTGTGCGATGCCATCAATTCTTAGCAGAATCCTACACGGTAGCTCTTGTTCTCCATTAGATCCACGAGGAAGTGAAGGTGCAAAGCAGTAAAGAGCCAGGGACTAGCAGAGCAGAGCCCACCTCCCATGTCCCTGATGGATTCTCTTTGATCTCAGGAACCCTGCAGTCCAGCCCTGCGACCACATCCCCGTCAGGGTCCCTCAGCGGCTCCCAGGACGACAGCGACTCCGACATGGCCTTCAGTGTCAACCAGTCCTCCTCAGCATCTGAGTCATCCCTGGGTAAGGACGTGTGGACCCTCGGGGGTGCAGGGAGATGGGCTGCACTGGTGGCTGTGCCAGCCCTTCCGGACCTTGCCCCCAGCCCCGCATCCTCTCCTGGAGGGAGGAGAAACATCTGGATGTGGCGTTCCAAAGGGTGATTACGGTGCTTGCTGCTTGGGGGTAGGAGCataggagaaggagaaaaactgAACTCTGTGTCTCCCAGAGTTATCCCCCTTGGGTTCTGGCACAGAAGCTCTGCCCTCGTGGGGTGGCCCAGCAGAGCCCACCTGGGAACCGCGAGTTGAGGTCTGCCTATTCTCCCTCCCTGCAGTGACGGCGCCCAGCTCCCCGCTGAGCCCACCGGTGTCGCCCATGTCCTCCCCGCCGGAGCTGGGGGGCGGCAAGAGCAGCGAGTGCACCGTGTGCTTCGACGGCGAGGTGGACACGGTCATCTACACGTGCGGACACATGTGTCTGTGCCACGGCTGTGGCCTGCGGCTCAAGAGGCAGGCCCGGGCCTGCTGCCCCATCTGCCGGCGGCCCATCAAGGACGTCATTAAGACCTACAGGCCGTAGCCTGGCCCGCCCACGGGCCGTGGCCAGAGCAAGGCCAGCTTTCTGAAGCCCACCCCCTGGGCCAGGCAACCACCATGGCCGCCAGGGAGCCCAAGGGCACTGCCATCTCGCCCGCCACCCTGCAGTGGTGGGCACGGCGTGACAGTCATGGAGATGAGGCCCCCGGGGGCCCGAGTTCAAGTGAGGGTTGCTTCTGGCCTGAAAGTGCTGTGCCCCCAAAAGGCCGCCCCCCGGTGGTCTCAGCTGGGAAACTGTCCCGTGTGCAATGCCTTCTGCTGGGGTTGGTTGAGTGTGTGTGCGAGAGGGGGCGGGCTGAGAATGACTGAGAGAAACCCACTGGTATTTATGCAGGGATCCTGGCTCTGGGAGGTTATTCAACACTAAGGAACGTGCAATCTGGAGCCCAGACGGCAGCGGGACAAGAAGCTGTTCACTTTCTGGGGCTATGACGTCAGCTGGTTTTGAATATACGGAACCTGCACCTAAACAGAACTCCCACGGATGGTATAGCAAAGGGACACTCAGATTTTCTAAGGCGAGGGAAAAATAGCTCATTGTTTACAGCTCCAAAGCGGCAGCTCCTTAGAGGGGGGCAGGGGGTAGGTGGGTGGAGAACCTAAAAGAACAATTTGCTTTTTTAGGATGTAACTCAGTCTCTCAGGCTCGGAGAGCAGTTTTGACGGGTGCTGGGGCCAGAGCTCTGGGTGGTGTCCCCTCTAGAAGCCTTGTCAGCCCTCCACCCCCAGACCACCTAATAATAAGTGCTACACCCCTTGACTCCACCCATAAATGCTTTCAGTCTGTACCaccctcaccatctgcaggaaAATAAGACAGCAGGTCCCCTTTTCCTGGGGGAGGGAAAGAATCCTAGACTCCAGTGAGCCCCCTGGGGTTGGAAAGGGCCACTCCTCAGCTCTCCACATTTCCTGCTGAAATGCTAGGCCTGGCATTCGCCAGCAGCTGTGAGCATCACCAAGGTGACCTGCTGCCAAGTAGAGGGAGGAAGCGCGGCTTTGCTACCATCTTTGTTCTGATTCTCAGTTCATCTTCCCCTGCTGATTACTGAGATGTTAACTGATCATTTGGATGTTAGCTAGGAACTGAGACACTCTCTGAAAATGCTGACCTTGCGACTCCCCCCGCCCCAGGGCAATTTGTTGGGCATTTTCTAGACCCCTGGCCCTGCTTCCCCTCCCTTACCCACTCACCCCTGCCCGGGCCCATCTCTACAGACTCCCAGACCACGCCTGGGTTGACGAGTTGGCCGGCCTGCAGTTCCCATCTGGGCCCCAGTTCTGGGCCCCACCTTCTCCCTGTCTTGTGCTGTATCTTTAGAGGGCCCTGAGCctctgtatttctcacttcctgaTCTGTCTAAGAAGAAACCTAGTACCTGCCCACTCCGGAGCTTTTGGGAGGACCAGCACAACATTCTACAAAGTCCAAGATTCCTTGTGAAGAACAGGTATTTTTAGTCCAGTTCCTAATCTGTTCATCTATTGAGGCAGACAAGCAAAGGAGGACTTTCAGAGTTTACGCGTTCATATGACACGTTTTGCTGGGTGTCTAGAGGCCCCTTCTGTAGATCAAGTCTCCTAAGGCCAGTCGGTCCATGCCCTTGTGGTGCTCCGGGTCTTGGACTATCTGCTTCTTCACCTGGTATTCTGACCTGCTCTCAGTTTCAGAAATCCTCCTCTTGCCCCTGCAGGAATCCctgattggttttttttttttcccctcatgaaCTTGGGAACTACACCCAGATTTTAATTTCACAGCAGAACCTTCGGGGAGCAACTGACACCTCACCATTTGCCAGATTAAGAGTTTGCAAACCTAGGCAGTGCTCAGCGGCCAGCAGAATTCTTTTCCCCCTCGTGTTGGGTGTGGGCAAAGCCACGCACAGGCCCCAGGAGAGAAGGCTAATCACCCCCCTGGGCTGGTGTTCTCCAGGCAGCAGCTCCCCTGGCTGGACTGAACCACAGTCACAAGCCCCAGAAGTCTCTGCAGCCAGCGCCTCTCTCCTGTCACCTCGGGTTCCAGCCAGGCTCAGTGCAGCCACGGCCAGGAATCCAGGGACCTGGGGCCTGGACCCAGGGCAGACCAGGACACGTGCCTGGTGACTTGTCACCTGGGAAGGAGGGAGCTCGTGGCCTGTGTAACTCACTGTGCAGCCGCTATTAGCAGCATCCCCATTCCCAAGAGGAATTAAAGGggtgtttatcttttcaaaaccaGACATTCCCAGTTTGGACATTTCCTCTAAACTGATTTATTCAGCGCTGCAGAGAAGCTGCCCACACTGCCCTCTAGGTTCTGTCTGGAGAAGGGGCAGGAGTAAAGGGACGGGAACCATGCTCCTTTAATTGGCAGCCCTATGTGCCCTGCACGGCGCTGGAG is a genomic window of Ovis aries strain OAR_USU_Benz2616 breed Rambouillet chromosome 16, ARS-UI_Ramb_v3.0, whole genome shotgun sequence containing:
- the NEURL1B gene encoding E3 ubiquitin-protein ligase NEURL1B isoform X1 is translated as MGNTVHRTLPESSPPARLLATRPCCGPGPERRPVLGEAPRFHAQAKGKNVRLDGHSRRATRRNSFCNGVTFTQRPIRLYEQVRLRLVAVRPGWSGALRFGFTAHDPSLMSAQDIPKYACPDLVTRPGYWAKALPENLALRDTVLAYWADRHGRVFYSVNDGEPVLFHCGVAVGGPLWALIDVYGITDEVQLLESGFADTLTPARLGQARFSACLPPSSHDAANFDNNELENNQVVAKLGHLALGRAPGPAPADHAAAAIPCVPRERQRPSSSPALLEADLRFHATRGPDVSLSLDRKVACAPRPDGGRTLVFSERPLRPGESLFVEVGRPGLAAPGALAFGITSCDPGGLRPAELPADPDALIDRKEYWVVARAGPVPSGGDALSFTLRPGGDVLLGVNGRPRGRLLCVDTTQALWAFFAVRGGAAGQLRLLGTLQSSPATTSPSGSLSGSQDDSDSDMAFSVNQSSSASESSLVTAPSSPLSPPVSPMSSPPELGGGKSSECTVCFDGEVDTVIYTCGHMCLCHGCGLRLKRQARACCPICRRPIKDVIKTYRP